Proteins encoded together in one Deltaproteobacteria bacterium window:
- a CDS encoding HDOD domain-containing protein: MDFQQGQDFLAGLSEVQSILPFSPVLIRDLFILTAEDSLGSLADVARAVNRDPGLSAAILKTANSAYYGLQSQISTLDRAVSILGMKEIRTMVLFVALRSVNKRIDPNDFDLESFWRHGFAVALTARTVANVLEHRDPSIIYTAGLLHDMGKLFTVLLRPDHWRAINVLAVKDGVPLLEAEEAHWGIDHALIGALALRSWNLPDEITEPISWHHAPLSAPAFQEASAILCLADGLVLTGPDAVDDERRILASLTGKDRTDAAVAAAAECLDGGASVHGVLF, encoded by the coding sequence GTGGATTTTCAGCAGGGGCAGGATTTCCTGGCCGGCCTGTCCGAGGTCCAATCTATTCTGCCCTTTTCCCCAGTCCTGATTAGGGATCTGTTCATCCTGACGGCGGAAGACTCCCTGGGCTCCCTGGCCGACGTGGCCCGGGCCGTGAACCGGGATCCTGGTCTGAGCGCTGCGATTCTGAAGACGGCCAACTCGGCCTACTACGGGTTGCAGTCCCAGATATCGACTCTGGACCGGGCCGTGTCGATTCTGGGGATGAAAGAAATTAGGACCATGGTTTTGTTCGTGGCCCTGCGCTCCGTAAACAAACGGATCGATCCGAACGATTTCGACCTGGAGAGTTTCTGGCGTCACGGGTTCGCCGTGGCCCTGACGGCCCGAACCGTGGCCAATGTCCTGGAACACCGGGATCCATCCATCATCTACACGGCTGGCCTGCTCCACGACATGGGTAAGCTCTTCACGGTCCTTCTGCGGCCCGATCATTGGCGGGCCATCAACGTTCTGGCGGTCAAGGATGGGGTACCCCTGCTCGAGGCCGAGGAGGCCCACTGGGGCATCGACCACGCCCTGATCGGCGCCTTGGCCCTGCGGAGCTGGAACCTGCCGGACGAGATCACCGAACCCATCAGCTGGCACCACGCCCCGCTCTCGGCTCCGGCCTTTCAGGAGGCGTCTGCAATCCTCTGCTTGGCTGACGGTCTGGTCCTGACCGGGCCGGACGCAGTGGACGACGAACGGCGCATCTTGGCTTCCCTGACTGGCAAGGACCGAACGGACGCGGCCGTGGCCGCGGCGGCAGAGTGTCTGGACGGTGGAGCCTCGGTCCACGGCGTTCTTTTCTAG